In the Clostridium gelidum genome, TATCTAAATAAAGACCAATTACTATAGCATTTAAAACAACTTCTACTCCAACATCATTTGATTCTTGTAACAGTTCCTCACCTATTTTAAAACCTCTAATTTTTGCTCTATGCTCTTTTGATCCAAAAAACTTGTGTATTTGCTTAAATAACTGTCCACCTGGCTTAGAATTTTCATCAAACACAACAACCTTTAGTCCTCTTTTTGCAGCTTCTATAGCAGCTGAAAGTCCTGCTGGTCCTGCTCCAACTACTATCACATCATATCTTTTCATTCAACTAACGCTTCCTTTCATAAAAATTTTTATGCTTCTTTTTCAGCTGAAACACCATATTGTGTTTGAACCTTCATACCTTCAACTAAAGGAGTAACGCAAGTTCTTACATTTGGTTTACCATCAACTACCATAACGCAATCTGTACATCTGCCAATAGCGCAGAATATACCTCTTGGTGATCCTTTTTTAGTATGTCTATGAACTAATACACCAGCAGCCCTTAATGCTGCTGCTATTGGTTCTCCTTCATATCCTTCAAACGTTTTCCCATCAAATTCAAAATTCACTAAACGTCCTTTATTAGGCTCACCTAAAATTGGATGATTTTCAATTCTCATACAAAGCTCTCCTTTCAATTCTAATAATTGTGCCTAAGCTAATTGTGGCTCATCCCAAAGATTTAACTTAGTCCCGATTCCTTTCTCAATGGCATTTCTATAAACTATAGATCCCCATGCAACGTCTTCTATTGGCATTCCCCCAACTGAATAAATAATGATTTCATCTTTTTCACGATGCACTGGAACCTTTCCAATTAACACATCTCCTAAATCATCAATTTTTTCTTTGCTCATTTTACCTTCTGAAATTAAATCCATACAGTGTACTGCTGGAATAGGAATAGAATTATATGCAGGAAAGTCCATTTCTTCCTCCCAGGCTTCATATAATTGAATATTATCAGTAACAGTTCTAGCTCTATTTAAAATAAAATCATCATCAAATCTTGCTGCTGCTGGACAACATAATATTGCACCTGGCTTAATCCATTCTTCACTTATATATGGATATTCATTAATATCTCCAGTTGGACTTGATGTAGCAATATGTACAACATCACTATCTCTAACAGCATCTTCTATTGTATCTACAATTTTTATATCTTTAATTTCTGGAAACTCCTCGTTAAGATAATTTACAAATCCATCTGTTGACTTTTTACTTCTTCCTTTAATTTTAACTGTTTCAATTCCTGGT is a window encoding:
- a CDS encoding (2Fe-2S)-binding protein, whose protein sequence is MRIENHPILGEPNKGRLVNFEFDGKTFEGYEGEPIAAALRAAGVLVHRHTKKGSPRGIFCAIGRCTDCVMVVDGKPNVRTCVTPLVEGMKVQTQYGVSAEKEA
- a CDS encoding tyramine oxidase subunit B → MSETKIDFLYLNEEDMIKAGVKEMAGCVEAMEEMFKLLKIGDYRMGGPNGNSHGVMMTFPEESQFPNMPKDGPDRRFMAMPAYLGGKFDMAGMKWYGSNVENKSKGLPRSILMLTLNDKDTGAPIAYMSANILSAYRTGAVPGVGVKYFSKEDSKVVGIIGPGVMSKTAFAATIAVRPGIETVKIKGRSKKSTDGFVNYLNEEFPEIKDIKIVDTIEDAVRDSDVVHIATSSPTGDINEYPYISEEWIKPGAILCCPAAARFDDDFILNRARTVTDNIQLYEAWEEEMDFPAYNSIPIPAVHCMDLISEGKMSKEKIDDLGDVLIGKVPVHREKDEIIIYSVGGMPIEDVAWGSIVYRNAIEKGIGTKLNLWDEPQLA